One window from the genome of Dolosigranulum savutiense encodes:
- a CDS encoding AbgT family transporter, whose translation MTKDERKKSNSEMDTQEASQENSSGFFGWIERVGNKLPHPVVIFIVLAAIVIAVSAILSAMNFELSYFDSAAQEDSVVVAESLLSREGINYIFNNLVSNFTGFAPLGTVLVAMLGVGIAEWTGLISTSMKKLLENVPPMLLSAAIVFAGINSNIASDVGYVVVVPLGAIIFAGAGRHPIAGLAAAFAGVSGGFSANLLVGPTDALLQGLTNEALASANLNYDVAVTANWYFLIASTFILTIVGAWVTDKIIEPRLGEYNGNYKPDQEDITSEEARALKLAGISLLIYAVIMAYLMFDLGLPGSGFFQAIEESTGEMSINPFLSTGLMTAIFLLFTIPGITYGVSVGKIKDSNDFVEGMKEAMGSMSGYIVLAFFAAQLINYFNYSNLGKIISISGANFLQNAGFGGPLLIFVFILLVAFINLFMGSASAKWAILAPIFVPMFYNLGITPEMTQIAYRVADSTTNIISPLMTYFPMILIFMKRYDKDSGIGTLISTMLTYSLAFLAVWSVVLLIWYALGIPLGPGAHMTI comes from the coding sequence ATGACAAAAGACGAAAGAAAAAAATCAAACTCTGAGATGGATACTCAGGAAGCATCTCAAGAGAACTCATCCGGATTTTTTGGCTGGATTGAACGTGTAGGGAATAAATTGCCCCACCCGGTTGTTATCTTTATTGTGTTAGCTGCGATTGTTATTGCCGTATCAGCTATTTTAAGTGCCATGAATTTTGAATTATCTTATTTTGATAGTGCAGCACAAGAGGATAGTGTTGTGGTCGCAGAATCCTTACTATCGCGTGAAGGAATTAATTATATATTTAATAATTTAGTATCTAACTTTACGGGATTTGCGCCACTTGGTACAGTTTTGGTAGCTATGCTGGGGGTTGGAATTGCTGAATGGACCGGTCTGATCAGTACTTCAATGAAGAAACTATTGGAAAATGTACCACCGATGTTACTATCAGCTGCAATTGTATTTGCTGGAATTAACTCAAATATCGCATCCGATGTGGGATATGTCGTGGTAGTACCTTTAGGAGCGATTATTTTTGCGGGAGCAGGTCGTCATCCGATCGCTGGATTAGCGGCAGCTTTTGCAGGGGTGTCAGGTGGATTTTCTGCGAACTTACTAGTGGGTCCCACCGATGCTCTCTTGCAAGGACTAACTAACGAAGCACTTGCTTCAGCGAATCTTAATTATGATGTGGCAGTGACAGCCAACTGGTACTTCTTAATTGCCTCGACCTTTATTTTAACTATTGTCGGTGCTTGGGTAACAGATAAAATCATTGAACCAAGATTGGGTGAATACAACGGTAATTATAAGCCAGACCAAGAAGATATTACTTCCGAAGAAGCTCGAGCATTAAAATTAGCCGGTATTTCTCTATTAATCTATGCGGTTATTATGGCGTACTTAATGTTTGATCTTGGTTTGCCTGGGAGTGGGTTCTTCCAAGCAATTGAGGAATCGACGGGTGAGATGAGTATTAATCCGTTCTTAAGCACAGGTTTAATGACGGCTATTTTCTTACTATTCACAATTCCCGGTATTACGTACGGTGTTTCAGTTGGTAAGATCAAGGATTCCAATGATTTTGTTGAAGGAATGAAAGAGGCTATGGGTTCAATGAGTGGTTACATTGTCTTAGCTTTCTTCGCTGCACAATTAATCAACTACTTCAACTACTCAAACTTAGGAAAAATCATCTCTATTTCTGGGGCGAATTTCTTACAGAATGCAGGCTTCGGTGGTCCATTATTAATTTTTGTATTTATTTTACTAGTAGCATTTATTAACCTTTTCATGGGATCAGCTTCAGCGAAATGGGCCATTCTAGCCCCGATCTTTGTACCGATGTTCTATAACCTAGGCATCACACCGGAGATGACACAGATTGCGTACCGTGTAGCTGACTCAACGACGAACATTATCTCGCCACTCATGACGTACTTCCCGATGATTCTTATCTTTATGAAGCGTTATGACAAAGATTCAGGTATTGGGACTTTAATCTCAACTATGTTAACGTACTCGCTTGCTTTCCTAGCAGTGTGGAGTGTTGTGCTACTTATCTGGTACGCACTCGGTATCCCACTCGGACCAGGCGCACACATGACCATTTAA
- a CDS encoding glucosamine-6-phosphate deaminase, giving the protein MSRDVREINGFKIVIVENERLGGKVAFDLFQEAYDKGATVFGLATGSTPETLYEQIRASDLDFTDRISVNLDEYVGLPGNHEKSYRYFMEEKLVNEKPFNQSFVPDGLADEEEEIKRYNQILEQYPVDLQVLGIGSNAHIAFNEPGTSFAALTHKVKLTDETIEANKRFFEKEEDVPKYAYSMGIASILRAKQILLLAYGKEKAQAIHDMLYADKTEEIPATALKDHSDVTVILDKEAASLLKD; this is encoded by the coding sequence ATGTCAAGAGATGTGAGAGAAATTAATGGGTTTAAGATTGTTATCGTAGAGAATGAGCGCTTAGGTGGGAAAGTGGCTTTTGATTTATTTCAAGAGGCTTATGATAAAGGTGCAACTGTATTTGGTCTAGCAACTGGAAGTACACCAGAAACACTATATGAGCAAATTAGGGCTAGTGATTTAGATTTTACTGATCGCATATCAGTAAATTTAGATGAATACGTTGGTCTACCTGGTAATCACGAGAAAAGTTATCGTTATTTTATGGAAGAAAAGCTTGTTAATGAAAAACCATTTAATCAAAGTTTTGTCCCAGATGGATTAGCAGATGAAGAAGAGGAAATTAAGCGATACAATCAAATATTAGAACAGTATCCTGTTGATTTACAGGTATTAGGAATTGGTTCGAATGCACACATTGCTTTCAATGAGCCAGGTACATCATTTGCTGCATTAACTCATAAAGTAAAATTAACTGATGAAACAATTGAAGCCAATAAACGATTTTTTGAGAAAGAAGAAGATGTACCAAAATATGCCTATTCAATGGGAATAGCTTCTATACTAAGAGCTAAACAAATATTATTACTTGCTTATGGAAAAGAAAAAGCACAGGCTATTCATGATATGCTCTATGCTGATAAAACTGAAGAAATACCTGCAACTGCATTAAAAGATCATTCAGATGTAACAGTTATTCTTGATAAAGAAGCAGCCTCATTATTGAAAGATTAA
- the glmS gene encoding glutamine--fructose-6-phosphate transaminase (isomerizing), whose amino-acid sequence MCGIVGYIGPRTAQDILLNGLETLEYRGYDSAGIFVMNQAGDGELAKVKGRIADLRGHVDAEAMTDKTMGIGHTRWATHGSPTAENAHPHQSTSERFTLVHNGVIDNFNQLKTTYLDQVTFQSETDTEVIVQLIAYFAEEKGLATAEAFKETLKCLDGSYAVALIDREQPDTLFAAKNKSPLLLGVGADFNVISSDAIAMIKETSEFIELKDGELAELTREAIRIETLDGEVIQRDSFTADIDFSDLGKGTYAHYMLKEINEQPAVIRNLLSHYIAEDGSFKIDEQLLMQLQASDRIYIIAAGTSYHAGLVGKHLFEKIAGIPTEVHVASEFAYNPPLLANKPFFIYISQSGETADSRQVLVQTTEQGYPSLTITNVKGSTLSREADNTLLLQAGPEIAVASTKAYTAQIGLLSILAAAYRNYIGQEQIIDIQGELSLVATAMETVINDHDVFKAIAQSALAPHPRAFFIGRGLDYHVVLEAALKLKEISYIQTEGWASGELKHGTIALIEDDVPVISIITDQRTALLARSNAHEVLSRGATSLIIAMDGLDETEDTYVLPHVHETLTPLVSVIASQLLAYYTALELGNDIDKPRNLAKSVTVE is encoded by the coding sequence ATGTGTGGAATTGTTGGGTACATTGGCCCAAGAACGGCTCAAGATATCTTACTGAATGGATTAGAAACGTTAGAATATCGTGGTTATGACTCAGCGGGTATCTTTGTCATGAATCAGGCTGGAGATGGTGAATTAGCAAAAGTTAAAGGACGTATTGCTGATTTAAGAGGCCATGTTGATGCTGAGGCGATGACGGATAAGACGATGGGAATCGGGCACACGCGCTGGGCTACACACGGCTCACCGACTGCTGAGAATGCTCATCCTCATCAATCAACTAGTGAACGCTTTACCTTGGTGCACAATGGTGTAATTGATAACTTCAATCAATTAAAAACAACTTACTTAGACCAAGTAACATTCCAATCTGAAACAGATACAGAAGTGATCGTTCAATTAATTGCTTACTTTGCCGAAGAAAAAGGATTAGCAACTGCAGAAGCGTTCAAAGAAACACTTAAATGTTTAGATGGATCGTATGCTGTTGCCTTAATAGATCGTGAACAACCTGATACCTTATTTGCTGCCAAAAATAAATCCCCACTGTTACTCGGTGTGGGGGCTGATTTTAATGTCATCTCTTCTGATGCGATTGCCATGATTAAAGAGACCTCTGAATTTATTGAATTAAAAGATGGTGAACTGGCTGAATTGACACGGGAAGCCATTCGAATCGAAACGCTTGACGGTGAAGTGATTCAGCGTGATTCATTTACCGCGGATATTGATTTCTCTGACTTGGGCAAAGGAACTTACGCTCATTATATGCTAAAGGAAATTAATGAACAGCCTGCTGTTATTCGTAACTTACTCAGTCATTATATTGCTGAAGATGGTTCGTTTAAGATCGATGAGCAACTCCTTATGCAACTTCAAGCGAGTGATCGGATTTATATTATCGCTGCTGGAACAAGTTATCATGCTGGATTAGTGGGTAAGCATTTATTTGAAAAAATTGCGGGGATTCCAACTGAAGTTCATGTAGCGAGCGAATTTGCCTATAATCCGCCTCTCTTAGCCAACAAGCCATTCTTTATCTATATTTCACAATCTGGTGAAACAGCTGATAGCCGCCAAGTCTTAGTCCAGACCACTGAACAAGGCTACCCCTCACTAACAATTACAAACGTGAAGGGCTCTACACTTTCACGAGAAGCAGACAACACCTTATTGCTCCAAGCGGGTCCTGAGATCGCCGTAGCCTCAACCAAGGCCTACACTGCACAAATTGGCTTACTTAGTATCTTAGCCGCAGCTTATCGCAATTATATTGGTCAAGAACAGATTATTGACATCCAGGGAGAACTTAGCTTAGTTGCCACAGCGATGGAGACCGTTATTAATGATCACGATGTCTTTAAAGCAATCGCGCAATCCGCTCTTGCTCCACACCCACGTGCTTTCTTTATTGGACGAGGGCTAGATTATCACGTTGTCCTAGAAGCAGCCCTTAAACTGAAAGAAATCTCTTATATCCAAACAGAAGGCTGGGCTTCCGGTGAATTAAAACATGGAACGATTGCTTTAATTGAAGATGATGTGCCCGTTATCTCGATTATTACCGATCAACGAACAGCCTTGCTAGCGCGCAGTAATGCCCATGAAGTGTTATCGCGCGGAGCAACCTCACTTATTATTGCTATGGATGGCTTAGATGAAACAGAGGATACTTATGTATTACCTCATGTACATGAAACACTGACACCACTTGTCTCTGTTATTGCTAGCCAATTACTTGCCTACTACACAGCTCTTGAGTTAGGTAATGATATTGACAAGCCACGTAACCTAGCTAAATCGGTCACTGTTGAATAA
- a CDS encoding ABC transporter permease yields MSEQLDQMEAVSEDIEKKPDRAMGFQIIVREFLRDKVALGALIIFMLVVLIIVLWNLRVDAAEIMQVNILNRFKKPEPFSWSLLAEAWSGESTYLLGADQGGRDVLHQLIIGTGNSLLIGVMVTTIMAVIGIVLGVIAGYYGGLVDNIIMRITDFVMILPRLMIIIVFVVVVRDVTIGAFVFIMSIFAWTGFVRTTRSRALSEGELDYISASKTMGTPTWRIMVKELLPNLASLIMIQLILSYAANIGVETGLTYLGFGLPPHVPTLGRLVSAATSPENIELRPWVWLPATLTILVLMLCINYMGQVLKRSVDAKQRRG; encoded by the coding sequence CAGAAGATATCGAGAAAAAACCTGATCGTGCGATGGGATTCCAAATTATTGTGCGAGAATTTCTGCGCGATAAAGTAGCATTGGGAGCCTTGATTATCTTCATGCTTGTTGTTTTAATCATTGTGTTATGGAATTTACGTGTAGATGCGGCTGAAATTATGCAAGTTAACATTTTAAATCGATTCAAAAAACCAGAACCATTCTCTTGGAGCTTACTAGCAGAAGCTTGGAGTGGTGAGAGCACTTATTTACTTGGAGCTGACCAAGGAGGACGTGACGTACTTCACCAATTAATTATTGGAACAGGGAACTCACTCTTAATTGGAGTAATGGTTACCACAATTATGGCTGTTATTGGGATTGTTTTAGGTGTTATTGCCGGATACTACGGTGGATTAGTTGATAACATTATTATGCGTATTACCGATTTCGTCATGATTTTACCACGATTGATGATTATTATTGTGTTCGTTGTTGTGGTCCGTGATGTAACCATTGGAGCATTCGTGTTCATTATGAGTATTTTTGCTTGGACCGGATTCGTTCGTACAACACGTTCACGTGCATTGTCAGAAGGGGAACTGGACTACATCAGTGCTTCCAAGACAATGGGAACACCAACATGGCGCATTATGGTAAAAGAATTGTTACCAAACTTAGCATCATTAATTATGATTCAATTAATCTTATCCTATGCAGCTAATATTGGAGTGGAAACAGGCCTGACTTACCTTGGATTTGGACTTCCACCTCACGTACCAACGTTAGGACGATTAGTTAGTGCAGCCACATCACCAGAAAACATTGAATTACGTCCATGGGTTTGGCTACCAGCAACCTTGACCATCCTTGTCTTAATGCTCTGTATCAACTATATGGGACAAGTCCTCAAGCGTTCTGTTGATGCGAAACAACGACGCGGTTAA
- a CDS encoding DUF72 domain-containing protein: MIKIGLTGWSDHPTIQRSTHKLEDYAMHFPIVEMDTSFYAIPPEKNILSWMETTPDIFQFIPKAYSGMTGHRQGMNEFSSIQEMFDQFKYAFNPLIAQGRIACFLFQFPPTFECTKASVHYLRHVREWMGELKVAVEFRHPSWFSENFREKTLTFLEEQQFIHVVVDQPQTPANSVPFVPRVTYPLSTMMRLHGRNYRGWLGEDVDDWRKERTLYHYSTDELTDLAQTVKQLEAETRDTFIIFNNNSGGHAAPNAKELKRLLGIEYTHLGPQQTQLF, encoded by the coding sequence ATGATCAAGATTGGTTTAACGGGATGGTCCGATCATCCTACTATTCAACGAAGCACACACAAATTAGAAGATTATGCGATGCATTTCCCTATTGTCGAAATGGATACGAGTTTTTACGCCATTCCACCTGAGAAAAATATTTTAAGTTGGATGGAGACCACGCCTGATATTTTCCAATTCATTCCGAAAGCTTATAGTGGGATGACCGGCCATCGCCAAGGGATGAATGAATTTTCTTCTATTCAAGAAATGTTCGATCAGTTCAAATATGCCTTCAATCCACTGATTGCTCAAGGAAGGATTGCTTGCTTTCTCTTCCAATTCCCACCGACATTTGAGTGTACGAAAGCATCGGTTCATTATTTAAGACACGTACGAGAATGGATGGGTGAATTAAAGGTCGCTGTTGAGTTCCGTCATCCAAGTTGGTTTAGTGAGAATTTTCGGGAGAAGACACTGACTTTTTTAGAGGAACAACAGTTTATTCATGTGGTCGTTGATCAACCGCAGACTCCTGCCAATAGTGTACCTTTCGTCCCGAGAGTAACATATCCCCTCTCAACCATGATGAGATTACATGGCCGGAATTATCGAGGATGGTTGGGAGAAGATGTCGATGATTGGCGAAAGGAACGGACGCTGTATCATTATTCTACTGATGAACTCACTGATTTAGCACAGACAGTGAAACAATTAGAGGCCGAAACACGTGATACGTTCATTATCTTTAATAATAATTCAGGCGGGCATGCTGCACCAAATGCGAAAGAACTTAAACGCTTATTAGGTATTGAATACACCCACTTAGGGCCACAACAGACACAGCTTTTCTAA